Proteins from a genomic interval of uncultured Desulfuromusa sp.:
- a CDS encoding SDR family oxidoreductase — MINSKHENQNPVQTGFQSANYPGISGKTVVITGSANGIGLAMANSFARQGARLLLVDINDKGLAEAKQELEKTHEGIDVEIRSASVIDDAAIESVFAYCEERFGSVDILLNNAGISINKPSLELTPDEWRHGINVNLNSVFVCAQAAALRMVKQGRGVIINTSSMYGVVAAPHRTAYCAAKAGIVALTKSLAVEWGSYGIRMNAIGPGYTRTPLVDELGKTGRLDLEKLSNRTPLGRLGEPQEMAELALFLASDSAVFVTGHILVADGGWTANGYM; from the coding sequence ATGATTAATTCCAAGCATGAAAATCAAAATCCAGTTCAAACCGGATTCCAAAGTGCAAATTACCCCGGGATTTCAGGAAAAACAGTTGTCATTACCGGCAGCGCCAATGGCATCGGACTGGCCATGGCGAACTCTTTCGCTCGTCAAGGTGCTCGCCTGCTGCTGGTCGATATCAACGATAAAGGCCTTGCGGAAGCAAAACAGGAGCTCGAAAAGACTCATGAGGGGATTGACGTAGAAATCCGTTCCGCATCAGTCATCGATGACGCTGCAATTGAGTCTGTATTTGCCTACTGTGAAGAGCGTTTCGGGAGCGTCGATATTCTGCTTAATAACGCGGGTATTTCCATCAATAAGCCATCCCTTGAGTTGACTCCGGACGAGTGGCGTCATGGCATTAATGTCAATCTTAACAGCGTATTCGTCTGCGCCCAAGCTGCTGCGCTTCGCATGGTCAAACAGGGCAGAGGAGTGATCATCAATACGTCGTCGATGTACGGGGTTGTTGCTGCACCACACCGCACCGCTTACTGTGCTGCCAAAGCCGGCATAGTTGCACTGACCAAATCGCTGGCAGTTGAGTGGGGCTCTTACGGGATTCGCATGAATGCCATCGGTCCGGGTTATACCCGTACTCCCCTGGTGGATGAACTCGGGAAAACTGGCCGTCTCGATCTTGAAAAATTGTCCAATAGAACCCCCCTTGGCCGACTTGGAGAGCCGCAGGAGATGGCAGAGCTGGCCCTTTTTCTTGCCTCTGATTCAGCTGTCTTCGTTACGGGGCATATTCTTGTGGCAGACGGCGGTTGGACGGCAAATGGATACATGTAA
- a CDS encoding ABC transporter ATP-binding protein, translating to MKTRPNTTLLEVQDLHACYGKSHILQGVNFHVGEGEVVSLLGRNGSGRSTTLKAIMGLVPPTSGQVLLEGRDLVGERSYKICKSGVGYVPEEREIFANLTVDENLCMGQQPAHSGTPEWTVEKMFDYFPRLKERRNTKAGNLSGGEQQMLTMCRTLLGNPKVLLIDEPTEGLAPKVVTVVGEAIKDIHQRGVSIVLVEQKLAIALKVSSHVCVMGHGRIVFEGTPDELTGNSKLLTEWLAV from the coding sequence ATGAAAACAAGGCCGAATACTACTTTGTTGGAAGTGCAAGACCTGCATGCCTGCTATGGGAAAAGCCACATTCTTCAGGGAGTGAATTTCCATGTTGGTGAAGGAGAGGTTGTTAGTCTCCTGGGACGCAACGGATCAGGCCGATCCACAACCCTGAAGGCGATTATGGGGCTTGTGCCGCCGACATCCGGGCAGGTTCTGCTGGAAGGGCGCGATCTGGTCGGAGAGCGGAGCTACAAGATTTGCAAGTCCGGTGTCGGCTACGTGCCAGAAGAGCGGGAAATCTTTGCCAATCTCACGGTTGATGAAAACCTGTGTATGGGACAACAACCGGCACATTCCGGAACCCCGGAATGGACAGTCGAGAAGATGTTCGACTACTTTCCCCGCCTCAAGGAGCGTCGGAACACCAAGGCCGGTAATCTGTCGGGGGGAGAACAGCAGATGCTGACCATGTGTCGCACCCTGTTGGGAAATCCGAAGGTTTTGTTGATTGACGAACCGACGGAAGGGCTTGCCCCGAAAGTTGTGACGGTTGTTGGCGAGGCCATCAAAGATATTCATCAACGTGGTGTTTCTATTGTTCTCGTTGAACAAAAGCTGGCAATTGCTCTGAAAGTGTCGAGTCATGTTTGTGTCATGGGACATGGCCGAATTGTTTTTGAAGGCACTCCTGACGAGTTGACCGGCAACAGTAAACTTCTTACAGAATGGTTAGCCGTATGA
- a CDS encoding ABC transporter ATP-binding protein, translated as MTAPILSMDAVHKSFGDAHIIRGVNLELLAGERRAVIGPNGAGKSTLFHLISGQLKPDKGQIILNDQEIQGLPPQRINHLGLARSFQITNIFPGLTVFENVRIAVSQRHGLQYSLWRLIDRIHNVSEQTDSIMEKVRLSANRDTLAGELSYSEQRALEIGMTLASDPRVILLDEPMAGMSHEETDYMVALIREVTQGRSLLIVEHDMDVVFSLSDHISVLVYGEMIATGTPDEIRNDSRVQEAYLGEEVSA; from the coding sequence ATGACCGCTCCAATACTATCAATGGATGCAGTTCACAAATCCTTCGGTGATGCGCACATTATACGCGGTGTAAATCTAGAACTGCTTGCAGGAGAAAGGCGTGCGGTTATCGGCCCAAACGGAGCGGGGAAATCGACCCTGTTTCATTTGATTTCCGGTCAGTTAAAGCCGGATAAAGGGCAGATCATTCTAAACGATCAGGAGATCCAGGGATTACCTCCGCAACGGATCAACCATCTTGGCCTCGCGCGTTCGTTCCAGATCACCAACATCTTTCCGGGACTTACGGTGTTTGAGAACGTGCGGATTGCGGTTTCGCAACGCCATGGTCTGCAATATTCTCTCTGGAGATTGATTGACCGGATTCATAACGTCAGCGAACAGACGGACAGCATCATGGAAAAAGTAAGGTTGAGTGCGAATCGTGACACCTTAGCCGGCGAACTGTCCTACTCGGAACAACGAGCACTGGAAATTGGGATGACGCTCGCTTCAGATCCCCGCGTTATTCTTTTGGATGAGCCGATGGCCGGGATGTCCCATGAGGAAACAGATTACATGGTTGCTTTAATCCGGGAAGTCACTCAAGGGCGTTCCCTGTTAATTGTCGAACATGACATGGACGTCGTTTTTTCATTGAGCGATCACATCAGCGTGCTTGTTTATGGTGAAATGATTGCGACCGGTACCCCTGATGAAATTCGCAATGATAGCCGGGTGCAGGAAGCCTATTTGGGCGAGGAGGTCAGCGCATGA
- a CDS encoding branched-chain amino acid ABC transporter permease, protein MKHSRFLILAAIVLLFVLPAILSHSLVNAVNQMLIAALFACAFNLLCGQAGMLSFGHAAYFGIGAFATLHAMGIMGQESLLPTPLLPLAGACVGFLSGLVAGWFSTKRTGVYFSMITLALAELLHTMAPHLRSLFGGEAGLSGMRYPALGLSFGSDIHVYYLTLVWVLGAIGLQYYITLTPYGRLVLALRENSHRLSFLGYNVHHLGTLTFALSAMLTGIAGGLQAISIEASNYAIFDMHLSSEVVLNTYIGGVNVFLGPILGAAVMTFFGNAASDLTRNWLLYKGIIFVLVMMFMPTGIAGLVMMLTANLRKYSALLLWPVLLLSCIATFLLTMGTVFTVEMMQRILSQDYQMLAQMSGGGEWPPVLLFGRQWLPGSLISWGLPVVLFAAGGYFVKLAKNRWRVLQEASSDQPSETDSIHNLGEMTTQSELELNEREKA, encoded by the coding sequence ATGAAGCACTCGCGTTTTCTAATTTTGGCGGCCATTGTTCTGCTGTTTGTTTTGCCGGCAATTCTGTCTCATTCGCTGGTTAATGCCGTCAACCAGATGTTGATTGCTGCGCTGTTTGCCTGTGCTTTCAACTTGCTCTGTGGCCAGGCGGGAATGCTCTCCTTCGGACACGCTGCCTATTTCGGTATCGGGGCATTTGCGACTTTGCATGCGATGGGAATCATGGGGCAGGAAAGCCTGTTGCCAACACCACTTCTGCCTCTCGCCGGAGCCTGTGTCGGGTTTCTGAGCGGTTTGGTTGCCGGCTGGTTTTCCACCAAGCGGACCGGGGTCTATTTTTCGATGATTACTCTGGCGCTTGCCGAGTTACTGCATACCATGGCTCCGCATTTAAGAAGTTTGTTCGGCGGGGAAGCGGGTCTGTCCGGTATGCGCTATCCGGCTCTCGGATTGAGTTTCGGCAGCGACATTCACGTCTACTACCTGACGCTGGTGTGGGTTCTTGGAGCCATTGGCCTGCAGTATTATATTACCTTGACTCCTTATGGACGATTGGTCTTGGCTTTACGGGAGAACTCTCACCGCCTGAGCTTTCTTGGCTATAACGTCCACCATCTAGGGACATTAACCTTTGCTCTGTCTGCAATGCTGACCGGTATCGCCGGCGGTTTGCAGGCCATCAGTATAGAAGCCAGCAACTACGCTATCTTTGACATGCACCTTTCGTCAGAAGTTGTTCTTAATACCTACATCGGTGGCGTTAATGTTTTCCTCGGCCCCATCCTGGGGGCAGCCGTTATGACTTTTTTCGGCAATGCTGCTTCTGACTTGACCCGTAACTGGCTGTTGTATAAGGGAATCATTTTTGTTCTGGTGATGATGTTCATGCCGACTGGTATCGCTGGATTAGTGATGATGCTGACTGCAAATTTACGTAAATATTCAGCATTACTTCTTTGGCCGGTTCTGTTGCTCTCATGCATAGCGACATTCTTGTTGACCATGGGGACGGTTTTTACCGTCGAAATGATGCAGCGGATCCTTTCCCAGGATTATCAGATGCTTGCCCAGATGTCCGGCGGCGGGGAGTGGCCCCCTGTTCTATTATTCGGTCGTCAGTGGTTGCCGGGGTCATTGATTTCATGGGGCTTGCCTGTGGTTTTGTTTGCCGCCGGCGGATACTTTGTCAAACTTGCGAAGAATAGATGGAGGGTTTTACAGGAGGCAAGCTCGGACCAGCCTTCTGAGACTGATTCTATTCATAACCTCGGTGAAATGACCACTCAGTCAGAACTCGAATTGAACGAGAGGGAAAAAGCATGA
- a CDS encoding branched-chain amino acid ABC transporter permease, producing the protein MEYFTISLLNGTVYGLLLFMVSAGLTLIFGMMGVLNFAHTSFYMLGAYFAYTLQKYISFWPAIVLATVLAGGVGIVVERYFLRRVHRYGHAHELLLTFGLSYIIAELIKLFYGNYPTDYRVPESLHFSAFQIFGTDYPVYRLLMGGVSLGMFLLVYLLLSRTRVGIVVRSAIYRPRMAEALGHNVPLVFMGVFGVGAALAGLAGAVAGAFYTTNPNMALELGVIVFVVVVVGGLGSLEGAMLASLIIGLSSSFAVGIDLSLVDLFAFFGAGEWAQGIGGLMELKVSSLSATIPFALMLIILLVRPSGLLGEKG; encoded by the coding sequence ATGGAATATTTCACGATATCGCTGTTGAACGGAACTGTTTATGGTTTGTTGCTGTTTATGGTTTCAGCAGGGTTGACACTTATTTTTGGAATGATGGGTGTCTTGAATTTTGCCCACACCTCTTTTTACATGCTTGGCGCTTATTTCGCCTATACCCTTCAAAAATATATCAGTTTCTGGCCGGCTATTGTCCTGGCAACGGTATTGGCCGGAGGAGTCGGGATTGTTGTTGAGCGATATTTTTTACGTCGCGTGCATCGTTATGGCCATGCGCACGAATTATTGCTGACTTTCGGTCTCTCGTACATCATTGCCGAATTGATCAAACTGTTTTATGGCAATTATCCGACCGATTACCGCGTGCCGGAATCGCTGCATTTTTCCGCTTTCCAGATTTTCGGGACCGATTACCCAGTCTACAGACTGTTGATGGGTGGAGTTTCGCTGGGAATGTTTTTGCTTGTCTACCTGTTATTGAGCCGTACCAGGGTCGGAATTGTGGTGCGTTCCGCAATCTATAGGCCACGCATGGCCGAAGCCCTCGGACATAACGTTCCGCTGGTGTTTATGGGGGTCTTCGGTGTCGGTGCTGCCCTCGCGGGTCTTGCTGGTGCCGTTGCCGGAGCATTTTACACGACGAATCCGAATATGGCTCTGGAACTTGGTGTCATCGTCTTTGTCGTTGTGGTTGTCGGTGGACTCGGGTCGCTTGAAGGGGCAATGCTCGCTTCGCTCATCATCGGTCTTAGTTCATCTTTTGCTGTCGGTATTGACCTCAGTCTGGTCGACCTTTTCGCCTTTTTCGGCGCGGGTGAGTGGGCACAAGGTATTGGCGGTCTGATGGAACTCAAGGTTTCCAGTTTGTCGGCAACAATTCCGTTTGCACTGATGTTGATAATTCTGCTGGTCCGTCCTTCCGGGCTTTTGGGGGAGAAGGGTTAG
- a CDS encoding branched-chain amino acid ABC transporter substrate-binding protein, producing MLTKMSVFKRSFIVLVLSLGCLLMAATVFAAPLKVAVVETLSGPQASTGLLYRSAVRYGIDKINADGGWNGGSIQLLEYDNQGGVAGASEKVKAAIADGAQIIFQGASSAVGGQVTEDIRKFNLRNPGKEVLYMNVGAEAMELTGSKAHFHMFRISPNAEIRIGAVIEAMKEKGILGKRVYSMNQNYSWGMDVEKTIVDKSASLGYEVVGKTLHDVNKIQDFSPYVAKIKSVNANTVITGNWSNDLLLLMKAANDAGLQVRFGTAFLDQPGNLANAGDTALGHFIAHDFSLESTGEEGAAFGEDYKIKTGHYPSYVEPHTVMGIGLLGEALKNVPAEDGKMNINKLVLAMEKATYHTPLGKISIRTEDHQVLLPMVVSEVSKDVKYKMDGTDMGYRPIKIMTAEEAAAPVQAGTKIVRID from the coding sequence ATGTTGACAAAGATGTCTGTATTCAAAAGGAGTTTTATCGTTTTGGTTTTGTCGCTGGGTTGCTTGCTCATGGCAGCTACAGTTTTTGCCGCACCACTTAAGGTGGCCGTGGTTGAAACTTTGTCAGGCCCTCAGGCCTCAACCGGTTTGCTCTACCGATCGGCTGTTCGTTACGGGATTGATAAAATTAATGCGGATGGAGGCTGGAACGGAGGGTCTATTCAGCTGCTGGAGTACGACAATCAGGGCGGAGTCGCTGGTGCTTCTGAGAAGGTTAAGGCTGCAATTGCGGATGGCGCTCAGATAATTTTTCAAGGCGCATCGTCAGCAGTCGGTGGTCAGGTGACAGAAGACATCCGAAAATTCAACCTGCGGAACCCGGGCAAAGAAGTTCTTTATATGAATGTAGGCGCTGAGGCTATGGAATTGACGGGTTCAAAAGCTCATTTCCATATGTTTCGGATTTCCCCTAACGCCGAAATTCGTATCGGTGCTGTGATTGAGGCCATGAAAGAAAAGGGCATTCTAGGCAAGCGCGTATACTCGATGAACCAGAACTATTCATGGGGTATGGACGTGGAAAAAACAATAGTGGACAAGTCAGCCTCTCTTGGATACGAGGTGGTTGGAAAGACGTTGCACGATGTTAATAAGATTCAAGATTTCTCACCGTATGTTGCCAAAATCAAGTCGGTCAATGCTAATACCGTGATTACCGGTAACTGGTCAAACGACCTGCTGCTGTTAATGAAGGCTGCTAACGATGCCGGTCTTCAAGTGCGCTTTGGTACTGCCTTTTTGGATCAGCCCGGAAACCTTGCAAATGCAGGCGATACGGCTCTTGGTCATTTTATTGCCCATGACTTCAGCCTTGAGTCTACCGGGGAAGAGGGTGCCGCTTTTGGCGAAGATTACAAGATAAAAACAGGTCATTATCCCTCCTATGTTGAGCCTCATACTGTTATGGGAATTGGTCTTTTGGGTGAGGCACTTAAAAATGTCCCGGCTGAAGATGGCAAAATGAACATTAACAAGCTTGTTCTGGCGATGGAAAAAGCGACCTATCACACTCCTTTGGGGAAAATCAGTATTCGTACCGAAGACCATCAGGTCTTGCTGCCGATGGTTGTTTCAGAAGTCTCGAAAGACGTCAAATATAAAATGGATGGGACTGATATGGGATACAGGCCTATCAAGATCATGACAGCGGAAGAAGCTGCCGCCCCGGTTCAGGCCGGTACCAAGATTGTGCGTATAGACTAA
- a CDS encoding FadR/GntR family transcriptional regulator, with protein sequence MTIESKKRLKRHPTLSDEVAKSISDAIRDRKYQPGERLPNENSLCEMYGVSRPVLREAISMLKYEGLLIPQQGRGVFVSDKGHIPSLRMEAPDFRNKQQVLQILELLLAVEVYYTGLAAEHRSEEQLQAIKKALDELTEAISKGEVGSEEDLVFHREIVKATNNPYFEAIAHFFEENMRHAIRTARKHSSQFKIFDMDVIKEHQSIFKAIEEKNVEKAHEAAENHLKNAAIRLTSWENLHR encoded by the coding sequence GTGACCATAGAATCAAAAAAACGACTCAAACGACACCCAACTCTTTCCGACGAAGTTGCCAAAAGCATCTCTGATGCAATCAGGGATAGAAAATACCAGCCGGGAGAAAGACTGCCCAACGAAAATTCTCTGTGTGAAATGTATGGCGTCAGCAGGCCGGTTCTTCGTGAAGCTATTTCAATGCTTAAATATGAAGGGCTTCTTATCCCTCAGCAGGGCCGAGGAGTATTTGTTAGTGACAAAGGGCACATTCCCTCCCTTCGAATGGAAGCACCGGACTTCAGAAACAAACAACAAGTGCTGCAAATCCTCGAGCTCCTCCTTGCTGTAGAAGTTTACTATACCGGTCTCGCAGCTGAGCACCGATCAGAAGAACAACTACAAGCAATAAAAAAAGCCCTTGATGAGTTGACAGAAGCTATCTCAAAAGGTGAGGTTGGTAGTGAAGAAGACCTTGTTTTTCACAGGGAAATCGTTAAGGCAACAAACAATCCTTACTTTGAAGCCATAGCTCACTTCTTTGAAGAAAACATGCGTCATGCCATCAGAACAGCTCGAAAACATTCGTCGCAGTTTAAAATATTCGACATGGACGTCATTAAGGAGCATCAGTCTATTTTCAAAGCAATCGAAGAAAAAAATGTGGAAAAAGCTCACGAAGCAGCAGAAAACCACCTGAAAAATGCTGCTATCCGTCTGACCTCATGGGAAAATTTGCATCGCTGA
- a CDS encoding single-stranded DNA-binding protein — protein sequence MSVNKVILVGNLGKDPELRYTPSGAAVATFSLATTNPFKDKEGNKQTEWHNIVAWRQLAEICGKFLHKGKQVYIEGRIQTRSYDDRDGNKRYITEIVADQMQMLGSRDDNQGGGQGYNQGSQGSSRSGGGQSYNQGVQNTSSGKPQESSFEEPVFNPDDEIPF from the coding sequence ATGTCTGTTAATAAAGTCATTCTAGTCGGAAACCTGGGGAAGGATCCCGAACTGCGCTATACCCCGTCCGGCGCGGCGGTTGCGACTTTCTCGTTGGCAACGACAAACCCCTTTAAAGATAAGGAAGGGAACAAGCAGACCGAATGGCATAATATCGTTGCCTGGCGGCAGTTGGCTGAAATTTGTGGCAAGTTTCTGCACAAAGGAAAACAGGTTTATATCGAAGGCCGGATACAGACCCGCTCTTATGATGATCGTGACGGGAACAAGCGTTATATTACTGAAATTGTTGCTGATCAGATGCAAATGCTGGGCAGCCGTGATGATAATCAAGGTGGTGGTCAAGGCTATAATCAGGGATCTCAGGGATCGAGTCGTTCTGGCGGCGGCCAATCCTATAACCAAGGGGTTCAGAACACCTCTTCGGGGAAACCGCAAGAAAGCAGTTTTGAAGAGCCGGTTTTTAATCCTGATGATGAAATTCCGTTCTGA
- a CDS encoding SDR family oxidoreductase translates to MMHKKSQPIFVAGATGYIGGRLLPRLLDAGYPVVALARAPEKLKDRPWAQHANLTIVKGDVLDSESLAQAVSGCRAAYYLVHSMNPGVEDFSRTDRIAARNMAAVAAEANLEQIVYLSGLGEEESELSHHLRSRTEVGNVLRQGSVPVTILRAAMIIGSGSASFEILRYLVERLPVMVTPRWVDTPCQPIGVRNVLHYLVGCLENPDVVGDTFDIGQPEVINYRQLMQVYAEEAGLPTRWIIPVPVLTPRLSSYWIHLVTPVPAAIARPLAEGLCNPVVCRENRITTLLPQELFDCRKSIRLALDRLKQHRVETSWTDSGAIPPAEWSIPGDPSWAGGSLYTDSRKIVLESERGDIWPAVSSIGGQVGYYYANWLWKIRGLMDRVCGGVGLCRGRRNDDEVYPGDAIDFWRVVAVNKPGVLMLSAEMKLPGKAALMFRLVQLDDQHTELQQIASFLPRGLLGILYWYAVMPFHHYVFTGMLRGIADASGKRIITGPEKF, encoded by the coding sequence ATGATGCATAAAAAATCTCAACCGATCTTTGTTGCCGGGGCTACTGGATATATTGGTGGTCGGTTACTTCCTCGACTTCTGGACGCGGGTTATCCGGTGGTCGCTCTGGCCCGTGCCCCGGAAAAACTCAAGGACCGCCCTTGGGCGCAGCATGCCAACCTGACCATCGTCAAAGGGGATGTCCTCGATTCTGAATCGTTGGCTCAAGCGGTTTCAGGGTGTCGCGCTGCCTATTATCTGGTTCACTCGATGAATCCTGGTGTTGAAGATTTTTCTCGCACAGACCGTATCGCTGCCCGCAACATGGCAGCTGTGGCAGCAGAAGCAAATTTGGAGCAGATTGTCTATTTGAGTGGCTTAGGGGAGGAGGAGAGTGAACTCAGCCATCATCTGCGGTCACGTACAGAAGTTGGCAATGTATTACGGCAGGGATCAGTTCCAGTCACTATTTTACGTGCTGCAATGATCATCGGTTCCGGCAGTGCTTCTTTCGAGATTCTTCGCTATCTGGTTGAGCGGCTTCCAGTTATGGTCACTCCGCGTTGGGTTGATACCCCATGTCAGCCAATTGGGGTGCGCAATGTTCTGCACTATCTGGTCGGCTGTCTGGAAAACCCGGACGTTGTTGGCGATACCTTTGATATTGGTCAACCGGAGGTGATCAATTATCGGCAGCTGATGCAAGTGTATGCTGAAGAAGCAGGTTTGCCGACGCGCTGGATTATTCCCGTCCCGGTTTTAACACCACGGCTCAGTTCCTACTGGATCCATCTGGTGACCCCGGTTCCGGCCGCAATTGCCAGACCTCTGGCTGAAGGTTTGTGTAATCCGGTGGTTTGCCGTGAAAATCGGATTACGACTCTGTTACCTCAGGAACTTTTTGATTGTCGGAAGTCAATTCGTCTGGCTCTTGATCGCCTGAAACAACACCGGGTGGAAACTTCATGGACTGATTCCGGCGCAATTCCTCCAGCAGAGTGGAGCATTCCCGGCGACCCGTCCTGGGCAGGCGGAAGTCTGTATACTGATTCTCGGAAAATTGTTCTGGAGTCTGAGAGGGGCGATATCTGGCCTGCTGTCAGCTCTATCGGCGGACAGGTTGGTTATTATTACGCCAACTGGCTATGGAAAATCCGTGGGCTGATGGACCGTGTTTGTGGGGGGGTCGGTCTCTGCCGCGGGAGGCGGAATGACGATGAAGTTTATCCTGGAGATGCGATTGATTTCTGGCGTGTGGTTGCCGTGAATAAACCGGGTGTGCTGATGCTCTCAGCGGAAATGAAACTGCCCGGCAAAGCGGCACTGATGTTCCGGCTGGTTCAACTTGATGATCAACATACTGAGCTACAGCAGATAGCAAGTTTTTTGCCTCGTGGTCTCCTCGGTATCCTTTACTGGTATGCAGTCATGCCGTTTCATCACTATGTTTTTACCGGCATGCTGCGTGGTATTGCTGACGCCTCTGGGAAAAGAATCATCACGGGACCGGAGAAGTTTTGA
- a CDS encoding pyridoxamine 5'-phosphate oxidase family protein, with amino-acid sequence MDLKNYFNTQNGTGILSTADSSGRVDAAIYARPHVLDDGTLAMIMRERLSHKNLLENPYAVYLFMDQSHGYQGVRLFLKKVREDDDPELISKMVRRCLSPEDDLAKGPKFIVYFEIEKALKLVGSDPA; translated from the coding sequence ATGGATCTGAAGAATTACTTTAATACACAAAACGGTACCGGAATTCTTTCAACTGCAGATTCTTCGGGCAGAGTCGATGCTGCTATTTACGCTCGCCCACATGTTCTTGATGATGGTACTCTTGCGATGATCATGCGGGAGCGCTTGAGTCACAAGAATCTTTTGGAAAACCCGTACGCTGTCTATTTGTTTATGGATCAGAGTCATGGCTATCAGGGGGTTCGGTTGTTTTTAAAGAAGGTTCGTGAAGATGATGATCCGGAACTGATCAGCAAGATGGTCAGACGTTGTCTATCGCCGGAAGATGATCTGGCTAAAGGGCCAAAGTTTATCGTCTACTTCGAAATTGAAAAAGCGCTGAAATTGGTTGGAAGTGATCCTGCTTAA